One segment of Primulina tabacum isolate GXHZ01 chromosome 6, ASM2559414v2, whole genome shotgun sequence DNA contains the following:
- the LOC142549802 gene encoding uncharacterized protein LOC142549802 isoform X2: protein MEKETIILRQRNRRRSRKRKVHSVHEDEKFEGNQDFLDEPQSFIEKISMFDGSGSDSIDVDHVPWVITSSVDSRSDGFLSDEDFELESMPESSSGLDENVGSSKDLHSGDEMDTTEEEPDKLTEHDDILNPDEFNVDFLSEADFTGAGFLTKTESKDLAMSDSANELESLSEHQDLIDQLKMELKKVRDTGLPTILEEFESPKIMEDLMPWKIDEKFRRGDGMGELHKFYKSYRERMRKLDILNYQKMYAMGLLQLKVPLQSTANKKPVAPSLKSMVSQNLWLSKHKIHGSNSMKKFIDELEGDVEVVYVGQMCASWEMLYWQYEKAMDLWDSDSRGINRYNEVAGEFQQFQVLMQRFIEDEPFQGPRVQNYAKTRCVLRNLLQVPVIRGKNLIDLWRAWTKDRDEYVITIETLVEIVEESIRIFWRFVKADKDCTSTPPSNTHNKIVPQLHDPEDLSLLLAVRKILQKKERKLKDMLRSEKCILRRFRRCRDDGEDEWDQVLTFFSQVDMRLVSRVLRMSKITRDQLIWCHDKINRISFVNKKMCVEPGFLLFPC from the exons ATGGAGAAGGAAACGATAATACTGAGGCAGAGGAATCGGCGAAGAAGTCGGAAGAGAAAGGTTCATTCAGTTCATGAAGATGAAAAATTCGAGGGAAACCAGGATTTTCTTGATGAACCGCAGAGTTTCATTGAGAAAATTTCCATGTTTGATGGCTCGGGTTCGGATTCGATTGATGTCGATCATGTTCCTTGGGTAATCACCAGTTCCGTGGATTCACGCAGTGATGGTTTCTTGTCTGATGAAGATTTTGAACTAGAATCAATGCCAGAATCATCTTCGGGCTTAGACGAAAACGTGGGATCATCAAAAGATCTCCACAGTGGCGACGAAATGGATACTACGGAGGAAGAGCCGGATAAATTAACAGAACACGATGATATTCTAAATCCTGATGAATTTAACGTGGATTTCTTATCGGAGGCAGACTTTACAGGCGCTGGTTTTCTTACCAAAACAGAATCCAAGGATTTAGCCATGTCCGATTCCGCAAACGAATTGGAGTCATTGTCGGAACACCAAGATTTGATAGACCAATTGAAAATGGAGCTTAAGAAGGTGAGGGACACAGGTTTGCCCACCATTTTAGAAGAATTTGAGTCTCCTAAGATAATGGAGGATTTGATGCCATGGAAGATTGATGAAAAGTTCCGGCGTGGAGACGGAATGGGGGAGCTTCACAAGTTCTACAAGAGCTACAGAGAAAGAATGCGCAAATTGGATATCTTGAATTACCAGAAAATGTACGCCATGG GTCTGTTGCAGCTAAAGGTTCCCCTACAATCTACGGCAAACAAAAAACCCGTGGCGCCATCTCTAAAATCCATGGTTTCGCAAAATCTGTGGCTGTCGAAACATAAAATCCACGGAAGCAATTCCATGAAGAAGTTTATAGATGAATTGGAAGGTGATGTTGAAGTGGTATACGTGGGACAGATGTGTGCTTCGTGGGAGATGTTGTATTGGCAGTACGAGAAAGCCATGGATTTATGGGATTCAGACTCCCGTGGGATCAATAGATACAATGAAGTTGCTGGGGAGTTTCAACAGTTTCAAGTGCTGATGCAAAGGTTCATAGAAGACGAGCCATTTCAAGGGCCAAGAGTTCAAAATTATGCGAAAACTCGGTGTGTTCTTCGCAATCTTCTTCAAGTTCCAGTTATTCGAGGTAAGAATTTGATCGACTTG TGGAGGGCTTGGACTAAAGACAGAGATGAATACGTTATTACTATCGAAACGTTAGTTGAAATCGTGGAGGAGTCGATTCGAATATTTTGGCGATTTGTTAAAGCTGATAAGGACTGCACCAGTACTCCACCATCTAATACCCACAACAAGATTGTTCCACAGCTTCACGATCCGGAAGACCTCAGCCTATTACTAGCGGTCCGAAAAATTCTTCAAAAG AAGGAGAGAAAGCTGAAAGACATGTTGAGGAGCGAGAAGTGCATTTTGAGGAGATTTCGACGGTGTAGGGACGATGGCGAAGATGAGTGGGATCAAGTTCTTACGTTTTTCTCTCAAGTAGATATGAGATTAGTTTCTAGGGTTTTGAGGATGTCTAAAATAACAAGAGACCAGTTGATTTGGTGTCATGACAAGATTAACAGGATTAGTTTTGTGAATAAGAAGATGTGTGTCGAACCTGGCTTTTTGCTCTTCCCATGTTAG
- the LOC142549804 gene encoding tubulin alpha chain, producing MRECISIHIGQAGIQVGNACWELYCLEHGIKPDGQMPGDKTVGGGDDAFNTFFSETGAGKHVPRAVFLDLEPTVIDEVRTGAYRQLFHPEQLISGKEDAANNFARGHYTIGKEIVDLCLDRIRKLADNCTGLQGFLVFHAVGGGTGSGLGSLLLERLSVDYGKKSKLGFTIYPSPQVSTAVVEPYNSVLSTHSLLEHTDVAVLLDNEAIYDICRKSLDIERPTYTNLNRLISQVISSLTASLRFDGALNVDVNEFQTNLVPYPRIHFMLSSYAPVISAEKAYHEQLSVAEITNTAFEPSSMMVKCDPRHGKYMACCLMYRGDVVPKDVNAAVATIKTKRTIQFVDWCPTGFKCGINYQPPTVVPGGDLAKVQRAVCMISNSTSVAEVFSRIDIKFDLMYSKRAFVHWYVGEGMEEGEFSEAREDLAALEKDYEEVGAESGEGEDEDNDDY from the exons ATGAGGGAATGCATCTCGATCCACATTGGCCAGGCTGGTATTCAAGTCGGAAATGCTTGCTGGGAGCTCTACTGCCTTGAACATGGCATTAAG CCTGATGGACAAATGCCTGGTGATAAAACTGTTGGGGGCGGGGATGATGCCTTCAACACGTTCTTCAGCGAAACAGGTGCAGGAAAGCATGTACCTCGTGCGGTGTTTCTAGATCTCGAGCCAACTGTTATTGATGAGGTGCGCACTGGTGCATATCGCCAGCTCTTCCACCCTGAACAGCTGATTAGCGGAAAGGAAGATGCCGCCAACAACTTTGCAAGAGGACACTACACCATTGGCAAAGAAATCGTCGATCTATGCCTGGATAGGATCCGCAAGCTTGCAGATAACTGCACTGGTTTGCAAGGATTCCTTGTTTTCCATGCTGTGGGTGGTGGTACGGGATCTGGGCTTGGATCTCTGTTGCTCGAGAGGTTGTCTGTTGACTATGGCAAGAAGTCAAAATTGGGTTTTACAATTTACCCATCTCCCCAGGTTTCGACAGCTGTTGTAGAGCCATACAACTCTGTTCTTTCTACACATTCACTTCTGGAACACACTGATGTTGCTGTGCTGCTTGATAACGAGGCTATATATGATATTTGCCGGAAATCGCTCGACATTGAGAGGCCTACTTATACAAATCTGAACAGGCTAATTTCTCAG GTTATCTCTTCTTTGACTGCGTCGTTGCGTTTTGATGGGGCACTGAACGTGGACGTGAATGAGTTCCAAACCAACTTGGTCCCATACCCAAGAATTCACTTCATGCTTTCATCTTACGCCCCTGTGATCTCAGCTGAGAAAGCATACCATGAGCAACTCTCTGTTGCCGAAATCACAAACACAGCATTTGAACCATCGTCCATGATGGTCAAGTGTGATCCACGCCATGGGAAGTATATGGCCTGCTGCCTGATGTACAGAGGTGATGTCGTTCCCAAGGATGTTAATGCTGCTGTCGCAACAATCAAAACAAAGAGGACTATCCAATTTGTGGACTGGTGTCCAACTGGTTTCAAATGTGGTATCAACTACCAGCCTCCAACCGTTGTGCCAGGTGGCGACTTGGCTAAGGTGCAGAGGGCCGTCTGCATGATTTCCAACTCGACCAGTGTTGCTGAGGTGTTCTCCAGGATCGATATTAAGTTCGATCTGATGTATTCTAAGCGTGCGTTTGTGCATTGGTATGTTGGTGAAGGAATGGAAGAAGGTGAGTTTTCTGAGGCTAGGGAGGATTTGGCTGCACTTGAGAAGGATTATGAAGAAGTTGGGGCTGAGTCTGGGGAGGGAGAAGATGAAGACAATGATGATTACTAA
- the LOC142548292 gene encoding transcription factor bHLH47-like — MGSEAGDSVINQVNATTRLCPRKKNLIKIPRKIHKAEREKLKRDHINELFVDLNKALDLNHPSNGKASMLRDTVRLLGDLLAQVDHLKKENAALLSESNYVTIEKDELIEENSALDAQIKKLQSEIDERENSSNSDYSRPQSNDMTPASEDHVAMPILHNASDSTSILGPIYVMPLHPDSQVYPSPYSETNTSMVPSVSRPQPRYASSSDSWPLHILTKQANVAEDV, encoded by the exons ATGGGTTCTGAAGCTGGTGATTCAGTCATTAATCAAGTCAATGCAACAACAAG GTTGTGCCCCAGAAAAAAGAACCTGATTAAAATTCCAAGAAAAATTCACAAAGCTGAAAGGGAAAAGCTAAAGCGAGACCACATAAATGAATTATTCGTGGATCTAAACAAAGCTCTTG ATCTGAATCATCCAAGTAATGGGAAGGCCTCCATGCTGAGAGATACGGTCCGGCTTCTAGGAGACTTGCTGGCGCAGGTTGACCACCTGAAAAAGGAAAATGCTGCGCTCTTGTCCGAATCTAATTAT GTTACAATCGAGAAGGATGAACTCATAGAGGAGAATTCTGCTCTAGATGCTCAGATCAAGAAACTGCAGAGTGAAATAGACGAGAGGGAGAATAGCTCAAACTCGGATTATTCACGGCCTCAGAGCAATGATATGACTCCAGCATCAGAAGATCACGTTGCAATGCCTATACTTCATAATGCATCAGATTCAACCTCGATTTTAGGTCCCATATATGTCATGCCACTTCATCCCGACTCCCAAGTATATCCCAGCCCCTACTCTGAGACTAATACAAGCATGGTTCCGAGTGTGAGCAGGCCACAACCCCGTTACGCATCATCTTCCGACTCATGGCCATTGCATATTCTTACCAAACAGGCGAATGTGGCTGAGGATGTTTGA
- the LOC142549803 gene encoding cullin-3A-like isoform X1, with protein sequence MSGPKKRNFQIEAFKHRAVVDPKYADKSWAILEHAIHEIYNHNASGLSFEELYRNAYNMVLHKHGEKLYSSLSSTMTEHLIKLAESIEAAQGDTFLEELNRKWAEHNKALQMVRDILMYMDRTYIPSTRKTPVHELGLNLWKENVLHSSKIQTRLQDTLLELVCHDRNGDVINRGLMRNITKMLIDLGPSVYQENFEKPFVDVSANFYGVESQQLIENCDCGDYLKKAEKRLNEEIDRVSHYLDARSESKITNVVEKEMIESHMHRLVHMENSGLVCLIVDEKLEDLGRMYSLLQRVQNGLTLIKDVMTSHIRETGKDLISDPERLKDPLNFVQELLNRKDRFDKIISLAFNNDKIFQNALNSSFEYFININPRSPEFISLFVDDKLRNGLKKDKEDDIETVLDKVMILFRYLQEKDVFEKYYKQHLAKRLLSGKTASDDAERSLIVKLKTECGYQFTSKLEGMFTDMKTSQDTMQGFHAAMGAEITDGPTLSVQVLTTGLWPTQSISTCNFPSEILGVCEKFRTYYLGTHSGRRLTWQTNMGSAVLGATFGNVQKELSVSTYQMCILMLFNNADCLSYKEIEQATEIPPSDLKRCLQSLACVKGKIIIRKEPMSKDISEDDAFFFNDRFTSKLYRVKIGTVVAQKESESEKLEMRQRVEEDRKPQIEAAIVRIMKSRRVLNYNNIVSEVTKQLQPRFLPNPVVIKKRIESLIEREFLERDKTDRKMYRYLA encoded by the exons ATGAGCGGACCGAAGAAGAGGAATTTTCAGATAGAGGCGTTCAAGCATCGGGCGGTGGTGGACCCGAAATACGCGGATAAGAGTTGGGCTATTCTGGAGCACGCGATTCACGAGATTTACAATCACAATGCTAGTGGTCTCAGCTTCGAGGAGTTGTACAG GAATGCATATAATATGGTCTTACACAAACATGGAGAGAAGCTCTATTCCAGCCTTAGCTCTACTATGACTgaacatttaataaaattagCCGAGTCTATAGAGGCTGCTCAAGGTGATACATTTCTCGAGGAGCTCAATCGGAAATGGGCCGAGCATAACAAGGCATTGCAAATGGTCAGGGACATATTAATGTATATGGACAGAACGTACATACCAAGTACGCGTAAGACTCCTGTTCACGAGCTTGGGTTGAATTTATGGAAAGAAAACGTTCTCCACTCTAGCAAGATCCAAACACGGCTTCAAGACACTCTTCTTGAACTTGTGTGTCATGATAGGAATGGAGATGTTATTAATAGAGGTCTAATGAGGAATATAACCAAAATGCTAATTGATTTGGGCCCTTCGGTATACCAAGAAAACTTCGAAAAGCCGTTCGTTGACGTGTCAGCCAATTTTTATGGTGTGGAATCTCAACAGCTTATTGAGAACTGTGATTGTGGGGATTATCTGAAGAAAGCTGAAAAACGACTTAATGAAGAGATAGACAGAGTATCGCATTACTTGGATGCAAGAAGTGAATCCAAAATAACCAATGTAGTAGAAAAAGAGATGATTGAAAGCCATATGCATAGATTGGTTCACATGGAGAACTCTGGTTTGGTCTGTCTGATAGTTGATGAAAAGCTCGAGGATTTGGGGAGAATGTACAGTTTGTTACAGAGAGTGCAAAATGGACTCACATTAATCAAAGATGTCATGACTTCACATATTCGAGAAACTGGAAAGGATCTAATTTCTGATCCAGAAAGGTTGAAGGATCCTCTTAATTTTGTGCAAGAGCTTTTGAATAGAAAGGACAGATTTGACAAGATCATCAGCTTGGCTTTCAATAATGACAAAATCTTCCAGAATGCTCTGAATTCTTCCTTCGAgtatttcataaatattaatCCACGCTCCCCTGAATTCATTTCTTTGTTTGTGGACGACAAGCTTCGAAATGGGTTAAAAAAGGACAAAGAAGATGATATAGAGACTGTGTTGGATAAAGTGATGATTCTTTTTCGCTACCTCCAAGAGAAGGATGTTTTCGAGAAGTACTACAAGCAGCATCTGGCAAAGAGGCTTCTTTCAGGGAAAACTGCTTCTGATGATGCAGAGAGAAGCTTGATTGTAAAGCTCAAAACCGAATGTGGCTATCAGTTCACCTCAAAGCTGGAAGGAATGTTTACTGATATGAAGACTTCTCAAGATACAATGCAGGGGTTTCATGCTGCCATGGGTGCTGAGATAACTGATGGACCAACACTTTCAGTCCAGGTCCTCACTACTGGATTGTGGCCAACTCAATCCATCTCGACTTGCAATTTTCCTTCAGAAATCCTAGGAGTTTGCGAAAAATTCAGGACATACTATCTTGGAACTCATTCGGGGCGTAGGTTAACGTGGCAAACAAACATGGGCAGTGCTGTTTTGGGTGCAACATTTGGAAATGTCCAAAAGGAGCTTAGTGTGTCCACTTATCAAATGTGCATCCTTATGCTATTCAATAACGCTGATTGCCTAAGTTACAAAGAAATAGAGCAAGCTACTGAGATTCCGCCCTCGGATTTGAAGAGGTGCTTGCAGTCATTAGCTTGTGTCAAGGGGAAAATTATCATTAGAAAAGAACCAATGAGCAAAGATATTAGTGAGGATGATGCCTTTTTCTTTAATGATAGATTCACATCCAAACTGTACAGGGTGAAGATAGGTACTGTTGTTGCACAAAAGGAGTCTGAATCTGAGAAGCTGGAGATGCGACAAAGAGTGGAAGAGGACAGAAAACCTCAGATCGAGGCAGCCATTGTGAGGATCATGAAGTCCAGGCGGGTGCTGAATTACAATAACATAGTATCCGAGGTAACTAAACAACTACAACCACGATTCCTCCCCAACCCAGTTGTTATAAAGAAACGAATTGAATCGCTGATTGAGCGTGAGTTTTTGGAGAGGGACAAAACAGATAGGAAGATGTATCGTTACCTAGCTTGA
- the LOC142549802 gene encoding uncharacterized protein LOC142549802 isoform X1, producing the protein MEKETIILRQRNRRRSRKRKVHSVHEDEKFEGNQDFLDEPQSFIEKISMFDGSGSDSIDVDHVPWVITSSVDSRSDGFLSDEDFELESMPESSSGLDENVGSSKDLHSGDEMDTTEEEPDKLTEHDDILNPDEFNVDFLSEADFTGAGFLTKTESKDLAMSDSANELESLSEHQDLIDQLKMELKKVRDTGLPTILEEFESPKIMEDLMPWKIDEKFRRGDGMGELHKFYKSYRERMRKLDILNYQKMYAMGLLQLKVPLQSTANKKPVAPSLKSMVSQNLWLSKHKIHGSNSMKKFIDELEGDVEVVYVGQMCASWEMLYWQYEKAMDLWDSDSRGINRYNEVAGEFQQFQVLMQRFIEDEPFQGPRVQNYAKTRCVLRNLLQVPVIRVDNMKDKKWRAWTKDRDEYVITIETLVEIVEESIRIFWRFVKADKDCTSTPPSNTHNKIVPQLHDPEDLSLLLAVRKILQKKERKLKDMLRSEKCILRRFRRCRDDGEDEWDQVLTFFSQVDMRLVSRVLRMSKITRDQLIWCHDKINRISFVNKKMCVEPGFLLFPC; encoded by the exons ATGGAGAAGGAAACGATAATACTGAGGCAGAGGAATCGGCGAAGAAGTCGGAAGAGAAAGGTTCATTCAGTTCATGAAGATGAAAAATTCGAGGGAAACCAGGATTTTCTTGATGAACCGCAGAGTTTCATTGAGAAAATTTCCATGTTTGATGGCTCGGGTTCGGATTCGATTGATGTCGATCATGTTCCTTGGGTAATCACCAGTTCCGTGGATTCACGCAGTGATGGTTTCTTGTCTGATGAAGATTTTGAACTAGAATCAATGCCAGAATCATCTTCGGGCTTAGACGAAAACGTGGGATCATCAAAAGATCTCCACAGTGGCGACGAAATGGATACTACGGAGGAAGAGCCGGATAAATTAACAGAACACGATGATATTCTAAATCCTGATGAATTTAACGTGGATTTCTTATCGGAGGCAGACTTTACAGGCGCTGGTTTTCTTACCAAAACAGAATCCAAGGATTTAGCCATGTCCGATTCCGCAAACGAATTGGAGTCATTGTCGGAACACCAAGATTTGATAGACCAATTGAAAATGGAGCTTAAGAAGGTGAGGGACACAGGTTTGCCCACCATTTTAGAAGAATTTGAGTCTCCTAAGATAATGGAGGATTTGATGCCATGGAAGATTGATGAAAAGTTCCGGCGTGGAGACGGAATGGGGGAGCTTCACAAGTTCTACAAGAGCTACAGAGAAAGAATGCGCAAATTGGATATCTTGAATTACCAGAAAATGTACGCCATGG GTCTGTTGCAGCTAAAGGTTCCCCTACAATCTACGGCAAACAAAAAACCCGTGGCGCCATCTCTAAAATCCATGGTTTCGCAAAATCTGTGGCTGTCGAAACATAAAATCCACGGAAGCAATTCCATGAAGAAGTTTATAGATGAATTGGAAGGTGATGTTGAAGTGGTATACGTGGGACAGATGTGTGCTTCGTGGGAGATGTTGTATTGGCAGTACGAGAAAGCCATGGATTTATGGGATTCAGACTCCCGTGGGATCAATAGATACAATGAAGTTGCTGGGGAGTTTCAACAGTTTCAAGTGCTGATGCAAAGGTTCATAGAAGACGAGCCATTTCAAGGGCCAAGAGTTCAAAATTATGCGAAAACTCGGTGTGTTCTTCGCAATCTTCTTCAAGTTCCAGTTATTCGAG TGGATAATATGAAGGACAAAAAGTGGAGGGCTTGGACTAAAGACAGAGATGAATACGTTATTACTATCGAAACGTTAGTTGAAATCGTGGAGGAGTCGATTCGAATATTTTGGCGATTTGTTAAAGCTGATAAGGACTGCACCAGTACTCCACCATCTAATACCCACAACAAGATTGTTCCACAGCTTCACGATCCGGAAGACCTCAGCCTATTACTAGCGGTCCGAAAAATTCTTCAAAAG AAGGAGAGAAAGCTGAAAGACATGTTGAGGAGCGAGAAGTGCATTTTGAGGAGATTTCGACGGTGTAGGGACGATGGCGAAGATGAGTGGGATCAAGTTCTTACGTTTTTCTCTCAAGTAGATATGAGATTAGTTTCTAGGGTTTTGAGGATGTCTAAAATAACAAGAGACCAGTTGATTTGGTGTCATGACAAGATTAACAGGATTAGTTTTGTGAATAAGAAGATGTGTGTCGAACCTGGCTTTTTGCTCTTCCCATGTTAG
- the LOC142549803 gene encoding cullin-3A-like isoform X2: MDCTYRNAKQNSRNAYNMVLHKHGEKLYSSLSSTMTEHLIKLAESIEAAQGDTFLEELNRKWAEHNKALQMVRDILMYMDRTYIPSTRKTPVHELGLNLWKENVLHSSKIQTRLQDTLLELVCHDRNGDVINRGLMRNITKMLIDLGPSVYQENFEKPFVDVSANFYGVESQQLIENCDCGDYLKKAEKRLNEEIDRVSHYLDARSESKITNVVEKEMIESHMHRLVHMENSGLVCLIVDEKLEDLGRMYSLLQRVQNGLTLIKDVMTSHIRETGKDLISDPERLKDPLNFVQELLNRKDRFDKIISLAFNNDKIFQNALNSSFEYFININPRSPEFISLFVDDKLRNGLKKDKEDDIETVLDKVMILFRYLQEKDVFEKYYKQHLAKRLLSGKTASDDAERSLIVKLKTECGYQFTSKLEGMFTDMKTSQDTMQGFHAAMGAEITDGPTLSVQVLTTGLWPTQSISTCNFPSEILGVCEKFRTYYLGTHSGRRLTWQTNMGSAVLGATFGNVQKELSVSTYQMCILMLFNNADCLSYKEIEQATEIPPSDLKRCLQSLACVKGKIIIRKEPMSKDISEDDAFFFNDRFTSKLYRVKIGTVVAQKESESEKLEMRQRVEEDRKPQIEAAIVRIMKSRRVLNYNNIVSEVTKQLQPRFLPNPVVIKKRIESLIEREFLERDKTDRKMYRYLA, encoded by the exons ATGGACTGTACCTACCGTAATGCAAAACAAAATTCTAG GAATGCATATAATATGGTCTTACACAAACATGGAGAGAAGCTCTATTCCAGCCTTAGCTCTACTATGACTgaacatttaataaaattagCCGAGTCTATAGAGGCTGCTCAAGGTGATACATTTCTCGAGGAGCTCAATCGGAAATGGGCCGAGCATAACAAGGCATTGCAAATGGTCAGGGACATATTAATGTATATGGACAGAACGTACATACCAAGTACGCGTAAGACTCCTGTTCACGAGCTTGGGTTGAATTTATGGAAAGAAAACGTTCTCCACTCTAGCAAGATCCAAACACGGCTTCAAGACACTCTTCTTGAACTTGTGTGTCATGATAGGAATGGAGATGTTATTAATAGAGGTCTAATGAGGAATATAACCAAAATGCTAATTGATTTGGGCCCTTCGGTATACCAAGAAAACTTCGAAAAGCCGTTCGTTGACGTGTCAGCCAATTTTTATGGTGTGGAATCTCAACAGCTTATTGAGAACTGTGATTGTGGGGATTATCTGAAGAAAGCTGAAAAACGACTTAATGAAGAGATAGACAGAGTATCGCATTACTTGGATGCAAGAAGTGAATCCAAAATAACCAATGTAGTAGAAAAAGAGATGATTGAAAGCCATATGCATAGATTGGTTCACATGGAGAACTCTGGTTTGGTCTGTCTGATAGTTGATGAAAAGCTCGAGGATTTGGGGAGAATGTACAGTTTGTTACAGAGAGTGCAAAATGGACTCACATTAATCAAAGATGTCATGACTTCACATATTCGAGAAACTGGAAAGGATCTAATTTCTGATCCAGAAAGGTTGAAGGATCCTCTTAATTTTGTGCAAGAGCTTTTGAATAGAAAGGACAGATTTGACAAGATCATCAGCTTGGCTTTCAATAATGACAAAATCTTCCAGAATGCTCTGAATTCTTCCTTCGAgtatttcataaatattaatCCACGCTCCCCTGAATTCATTTCTTTGTTTGTGGACGACAAGCTTCGAAATGGGTTAAAAAAGGACAAAGAAGATGATATAGAGACTGTGTTGGATAAAGTGATGATTCTTTTTCGCTACCTCCAAGAGAAGGATGTTTTCGAGAAGTACTACAAGCAGCATCTGGCAAAGAGGCTTCTTTCAGGGAAAACTGCTTCTGATGATGCAGAGAGAAGCTTGATTGTAAAGCTCAAAACCGAATGTGGCTATCAGTTCACCTCAAAGCTGGAAGGAATGTTTACTGATATGAAGACTTCTCAAGATACAATGCAGGGGTTTCATGCTGCCATGGGTGCTGAGATAACTGATGGACCAACACTTTCAGTCCAGGTCCTCACTACTGGATTGTGGCCAACTCAATCCATCTCGACTTGCAATTTTCCTTCAGAAATCCTAGGAGTTTGCGAAAAATTCAGGACATACTATCTTGGAACTCATTCGGGGCGTAGGTTAACGTGGCAAACAAACATGGGCAGTGCTGTTTTGGGTGCAACATTTGGAAATGTCCAAAAGGAGCTTAGTGTGTCCACTTATCAAATGTGCATCCTTATGCTATTCAATAACGCTGATTGCCTAAGTTACAAAGAAATAGAGCAAGCTACTGAGATTCCGCCCTCGGATTTGAAGAGGTGCTTGCAGTCATTAGCTTGTGTCAAGGGGAAAATTATCATTAGAAAAGAACCAATGAGCAAAGATATTAGTGAGGATGATGCCTTTTTCTTTAATGATAGATTCACATCCAAACTGTACAGGGTGAAGATAGGTACTGTTGTTGCACAAAAGGAGTCTGAATCTGAGAAGCTGGAGATGCGACAAAGAGTGGAAGAGGACAGAAAACCTCAGATCGAGGCAGCCATTGTGAGGATCATGAAGTCCAGGCGGGTGCTGAATTACAATAACATAGTATCCGAGGTAACTAAACAACTACAACCACGATTCCTCCCCAACCCAGTTGTTATAAAGAAACGAATTGAATCGCTGATTGAGCGTGAGTTTTTGGAGAGGGACAAAACAGATAGGAAGATGTATCGTTACCTAGCTTGA